The DNA region ACATAGGACTATAGAAGCTTCCTAACGTGCTAGAGATTATTACATTTTGTTCCAGTTGATTTCCTATTCTATATTCTGTCATTTCTTTGGTATTTTAATTCCtactaaaaaaggatttaatATTACAGGCTCACCCTGATTTGATACATGCATTCCAAGCTGCCGCAGTTGCTGGGGGATCTGGAAGTTCAGGTGCATCTGCTAACAAATCTCTCAATGCTGCAGTAATGGGTGAGGCACTGCCCAGAGGAAGGGGAATCGATGAAAGGGCTGCACGTGCAGCTGCTGAAGTCAGGAGAAAGGCTGCAGCAAGGGGCCTGATGATACGTCCCCATGGTGTACCAGTCCAAGCCTTGCCTCCCCTTACCCAACTTCTGAATATTATAAATCCAGGTGTGACTTCAGATGCTGTGGACAATGGAAATGCAGATCGGGTAAAGAAGGAAGCAAATGACATTCCTCCAAGTGATCTAATTGATACCAAGAAAGGCCAAACAACTCCTGTGCAACAACAGGAACAAGCTCCGGTTGGTTTGGGCAAGGGCTTGTCATCATTGGatgcaaagaaacaaaaatcgAAACCAAAGACTGGTGCTTGAAATTTTGAGTTCAAATATTCTTTGTGAGATGGTTGGATTAACGGGTTACTTTTGCTCAGTTTTTTTCTATGAAGAGGGTTGCAGCGATCCGAagtaattttgtctttttttttgttgcccTTTCTATGTAGATTTGGTATATTTAAACATCCAAGTGAATGCAAGTGATGGTAAAGAAgtgcattattattttttcttttggtcaATTACTGGTAATTTTTAAGTAAACTATATATTTGGGGGATACAGGGTAATAACTATGATTTTGACAATGAACCCTGTAACTAATTGAATTGACTGCTGAATTGAGGCACATTCAATGCATAATCTACCTTGTAGAAATTTTTGCTGCAATTTTGTatgacattattattattaataaaattggtGACATTTTCTGTGAATTCTATACTGAATATATAAGATTTTCAGTAGGGTTTGGTGCCTAGATTTTCTAGTTCTAGTGTCACCTTTATTGATTCAGGTTACCTATTCGGAATGGAAGAATTGCATcaagtgacatttttttttgctttacttaAATTCATAAGTGACTTGTATCAGTTTTGTTCTGACAAAccatttttttagataattctAAACCCATGTATTTAATATATGAATATGTTTTGAAGTGCTTGATTTGTGTGTATGGTTTGTTCATGTGTAGTAAGATTTGAAGTTATTCGAGAGTGAGATTATCCATGCAAATTGATATATTCTGTATTGAATTGAGTAGTGGGTTGTAAGATTCTAACAAATCAGGTCAacttttggtgtgtttttctTCCTGGCTACATGCTTCTAATGGTTATTCCTGTAATTACGAGAAAGTGGTTGAATATAGTTAATTAGATAATCGTTTAAATTGGTAAAATCAGGTGGTTAAAtagttaattttcttaaatatgatATGAAGGGATTTAGTATAGTTGGTTGAACAGGTGTGGAAGTGATAagtgttgtaaattttttgttataatatttaatttctaaggataaaaataataatttgatccTTAACTGAAAAATTGGATATAGGAATCAAATTAAGAATGTGTTATATGTACACGGATTAAATATTAAGGGAgttaatatttaaatgtttttttatgtagactaaattatatgtttaatccaataaatttttttacaaatttgtaaaagtaattattgtaaaaaaatcattaattttattattcttaacaATTTATGACTAGAaagcaatataaaaaaaatatttatactgttaatttatacttttacaaaaaaaatttaaacaattaatttttatgtataataagattgatcatttttataataattattttaaaagtaaatttattattatttttaactagttgacggataaaaaaaatttatactaagGGACGTTtgttttacaaataattttttttagtctggGAATATTTTGTCTAGGAATATAACATGAGAGTGGTATTTTCaggtatattaaaaaatgtatttggttgagttatttttttcctaagaatatatattataattagtaaaatattcttattataaaaattctAGTTACAGCCCTTGTCCTCTTCCCATGTGTTCGAATACGATAGTGAAATAAGAGCAAGAATTGCCTAATAAAAAAGGAGTATTGGagggaaagaaaaaattattgtaaaatgtaAGAATGAAATTGATAGTAAATCAAATTGTGAGAATATTAATTGAATAGGAATAAAATTTGCATTGACAAAGAAAGTAGAAAGGTCAGCAAGAGgagttatttgaatttttactcATACAGGAATTCTATCCCATGAGACTAATTTTTTCCTGCCCCTTTTGTAAATTGTGGGATTATCTATGATTGTGTATTTCCTGAGGATAAAATATATCctggttcattttttttttatgacttcaaaacaaaggtagaataattttttttcgggaataataaaatagtcaaTAAAACAAACGTCCCTACCTACATGAAAATTAAACCTTAACAATGAATTATTCAACGTGgcagaaaatttgaaattattatgatttttttcggCAAGAAATCATACAAGATTGTGTTCGAATTGACAATATTTTGATCATTATTTTGAGAAACTATTGTCAGAGATATTCCTAACATAATTACCTAATTGTTAATTCTAGAAATTGAAGAGAgtagaagttgaaataataattagaaGGTGAACAAATCACGAGTCGCCACAGTAATTAAAATGCTGATATGATAAGAAGTGTATTTGAAAATTTGTTGGAAAGAGAGAAACCCCGTACATTTCTGTTAAAACGTGAAAATCATATGACTTCATgcctaatgtaaaaaaatcacATCTCCACGTGAGATCAAACATACTAGAAATTGTGAAAATTTTGTTTAGATGTGAATGTCAGAGTTGGTGCTTCAAGTTTTACATATTATGAATAGATTGAGTATATATATCATCTATTTgggtaaatttttttagaaatacttttaagagacaattttttttttaaaaaatgaaatgaaatttagataagctaaaattatcttttcattgattaatcattaattgatTTGTAGAAGTTCTCTCATATAACTTTTCTAAAAGATGAGAAGGCatctacaaattaaataatggCTAACTGATCTAACTTTATCTTGTAAAGAAGtttattgcatttttttcttcttatttcttctCTTAAAAGTATTTCTGGAGAAGCTTTCTCATACAGTACCGGACATTTTTACTGATAGTGTATCTTAGTGGgcagaaaacattttatatattcGAACCTGACTGGAGGGAAGatcataatttttagtttcaaaagcAGTCTCCATATAAATTTCAACATAAATTCTTATATGTAATAATGAAGAGCTACAAAACTCATGCTAAACATGCTAGGTCTTTATGATCCTTAAATCAAactatgaagaaaaagaaattaagggaaaaaatgaaaaaaaaaagtaaaaaaaaaaattcacctgGTCCTAAACTCACTCCAGGCAAATGTCAGCATTATTTTATCTAATTACAATTGCTAACTTTGGCACACTAAAAAATCTTCCATCCTTTTGCTATCTACATGCAAATAAATCAAGCACAAGTTCTAGTGTAATGCTTCTCATTACTTGTACATTTGCACTTTGCCTTACAATCTGAGAGTATCTGCACGAGgagaaataaatttagttaGACACTATAACTTTGGTGGAGTTTAATGTGTATATTCTTTTCAGAATTTATGGAAAGATTTATACTTCTCTAGTACCTTAACTTTTTGCTGCAGGTCCTTAATATACTCAACTGCCAAATCTAACATATCTGCTGTGCTTGTTTGCTGCCAAGGGAAGAATTATAAGTTATCATCAACTTTCAAAGTGAGTGAAATTTCAATCAAATGGAATTTCAAATAAAGTTACCTTTTCTGATTTTGGAAAAAGGTCTTGCAGTTTCTTGATTCTTTCACTAATTCTTGTTCTTCTTACCtgaggataaaaaatataaaaccgtTAAGTTCATGGCCTTGTTAGTATGGAAATTGACTAACTGACTATAGATTTAAAATTGCTAGATGTGATAGAATTTTACCCTCTCTGCAATACTTCTTGGGTGAGTGGCAAAGCCTCTTTTGGCTCGAATTTTACAAGGAACAGAACCTTGAATCTGAAGAAACTTTTCTATGGATGACATCTTAGTAGAAGAGCTAGGTAGACTCAAATGGTGAGTCAAACCCAGATTTTGAAAGCTGAAATCTGCTTCCTGATGATGATAACAACAATTTTCAGTGATCAACCGTGAAAAATTTCAATTGGTTGAAAGTAAATTCATAAACTAAAAGTTCAATTggtcaatataaaatttgttacgTACCTGAGATTCCAAAATATTTGAAGTGGAAAACATGATTTCATCTTcattctctgtttttggggcaTTGAATGCAGAACTTTCCCATAATTCATTGGTGAAGCTAGGTATGTAACATTTTGAGCTACCATTGTCATTTACTAGGTTTCTACTTTGGTCACAATTTTCTTCTAGGCTTTCATTTCCATTTTCGGCTATTTGTGGCAACCGTTTCAAGCATGAAGATGGCCTAGATGAGAAAGTATGAGAACTATGCAACCCACCAGTTGATGCAGTAACTAGTCCATTTGAAACATCATCGGCTTTAAAGCTTCCTACTTCTCTCAATGCTGCAAGATCTATAATAAATAGAGAAGTATTCATTAGTCATAACATCAAAActgtcttttttattattatgcgcaattgcatatatatatatatgtattatcaATTTTGGGAACATATTTAATGAGAGATAAGAGAAGTCAATTTTGAGCATACAACCCTCACAATGATTTACTTAAACCTAATCTTactatttaatttgattctatAGTTAAGATTAACATCTCTCATACTCTTTTTTACCTCTCACTTAAATATGCTTCCCATTCTCTGCAAGAATAATGTAAAAAACTAACTCTCAATTACTGTACTCTAATATCATTACAACAGAAGAAAACAGGGATGTGATTTGATTTAACAATAAGTATCTTGCTAGGTGTAGTTAATTCTGAACATTTCAACGATATATGGTGTTGATTTTGAGACTGATTAGATAGAGCAAACATGTTTCATTTTTCACTTATAtgagaaaacattaataaaccctaggaaaaaaaataaaaaagctagCAAGCAAGAAAAAATGCATACCATTTTCAATGGAGAAAAATCCAGCAGGGGAACTCTTTTGCCTAAAGAGATTGGAGCAATTCCTGATACCCATTTTAGATTGAATGGAGTCCTCTGAAGCCATGGAGTGCACCACACCAAAAGAGCCATCAAAAGCACTGCCAGAAGCACTGGAAGATCCACCATTTGGCAAGCCTTGAATTTGCTGAGATTGGTAAATCAACTGAGAGCCACCATAAGAAtaaccattctgttgtggtggcTCTTGTGGAATAGATTCCCCTATTTCCTGCTTCACAGGCTTGCCTCCAAATTCTTGCAAAGCTTCTGAATTGCTCCATCCATTGTTAGATGGTAGCAATTTGGATAACATGGTCTCCATTTCTGAACTTGTAGATGGAAGAtaatgctgctgctgctgctgctgatgatgatgatgattctcaCTTGTGAACGATTCCTCGTTGACACAGCCATGAATGGTGTTGTCAATGAGGCTTGCCAGCAATGAGCTTGGAGCAGAACAATACCTCAATAGTCCAGAATTGGGTTGGTGACAGTGTTGTTGTGGATGTCCAATACTTGAATCCATGTCTTGGTttttccttagctgatgctccaCATCTGAGTAATTGAGAACAGGACTATACATAACACTCATCTTATCTTTGCAATTACCTGAAAATCACTCAAAAAGATTATCatcattataattataacttataattCATCTGCATAGCTAGCTAAGCAACTTTTCAAGACATGGTagtatactaataatttaaaatatgaatactGCCTTGGTGAGGTTACTATGCATGATATCTCAAAAAATTATGCTTCCATGGGAAATTCAAACTATATGCTCAACATCTTTCTTGagttagaaatgaaaaaaaataaatttatttcaatgatGACAAAACAACATTTCAGATGAGAATTTTTCTTGAATTCCGTGCCCACTGCAATCAAATTAGTTTTGGGGACAAGAAAGCCCAGAAAATCTTGAAAGGCAATAAAGGGCATACGTGTAACTCAAATTTTGGCTTATTCAAATCCAAGTTTCTTCTTTTGTCTTTCAGCTCCTTGAGTCTGGCTTTCAACTCAAATGCATACACACGAACACAGttgagaagaggaagaaaataaacaGCTGTGAGAGTAGAAACTAGAAAGCAGAGATTATTGTTTTGTCTTGCACCTGTGGCATATTTATGCAGTTTCATGTTCAGTAACAACCCTTGTGATTCCACAATAATAACGATTATACCTTGATGACACGAGGGGGTCCATTGTGTAACCATGATTTTTCATTCTCTTGCCGTTGACCACTAAAGTCCTTGAACTAGAAATAATCAAAATCTTACTCTTGGGATCTAAATTTGGCTTTGCATATTGAATAGTGAAAGTGGATAATTacatactttttattattattattagactttctaaattcataaaattaaaatagaaaataaccaCAAAGATGTACTAATTTAGAGAAGCATGCTGTGTCACGTCACTTTTCTGTATCTTTGGTTACTTctacttaattttttgttagacaAATTAATGACTTGAAGAAactgtattaaaaaattaaataataaataaaaaaacctatacacatattgaaattataataaGTAGTTGCtagatttttcattcttttggcCAAGAGTATCTTTAACTTAAAATCAGTTCTTTCACGGTgtcaatattattaaaaatgactTTTATCTTTTCTAACCAAGTTTCTTCAATATACACGATTAAGATTTAAATCCCTTTATGTTTAAGAGACTCGtgcaattttatgaaaattgcaTTTCATATTAGGAAGAATAACTTTGCTTATAGATCAAGCGACCTTTGTCTATGCATTAGGGATGATTGTGATGCAGGGAAATTGTATGGTTGGTGTTCTTTGGTTGCAGCAAAGGACACCagcttttacttttcttaattcttatgTTCATGCATTATCCCTAACGAttctgttattttatttaaaattgtccCTTTCTTCAAGAACGTATTTGTAGGTTACCACAGAAAGGTACTTTTCGAAGAGGCTGGTTATccttaaaatgataatattctATGGATTGGGCTAATAATTATTTGGGCCATATTTGAAACTGTTGTCTAAtaggatataaaataaaaataaaatcttcatTGAACTTACTACTTACTAGTCAAAGGGGGAAAATAGAGTACAATTCTTAGGATGAGTTACAAAAAACTGGCAGGGTTTGTTTTCTAAGAAACTATGGGTGGTTATGGTATAGTAGCTTGTATTGGTATTCAGATtgctgatattattattatatttatatacctGTTTATTACATCCCAGAATGTTGAAGCAAAGAAAACATAAGTCTGAGGCGTGTGCTTCATAGCCTACTAATTTCTCATCAGAATTTAAtattagtgtaaaatatttttacattcacCATTTTGCATTATATTAAGcgtaatatatttttggttcatGTATTTTCAGTTAAACATTACTTTAGTTCCTGTAAttctaaactaattaatttgatCCTTATATAAAAAGTACGATGGATTTAGTCCCTATTTCGTCTATTGATTATCAATGTGTGGGATCAAATTCacctattttttgaaatataagaaCAAATCGACCGATTTAAAGCTGTAACGACTAAAATCAAGTTTGATCAGAAttacatgaattaaaaatatattttaccttatcattaaataaaatgatgggTAAAATAATCCTATTTTATTAgatatttgtataaaaataatgagtaaaatatgtttaaagtattttaatttatgtcaaCATTGAGTttagtctttatattttaaaaacgaTAATTGTAATCCTTGTAGTTTATATAATTGATgaattttgtttctctttatagTAATGGATAAGGGATAAAATTCAtcgattataaaaaatatgactaaaaattaccatttttaaatatatagattAAGACTAATTTGAGAgatgtaaaacatattttagttacaaaaattttacattaagaaTGTATATCAATAAATTCTCCTCATTATTTCAGTTAAAACATTTAACTTGTACACTGTACCTAGGGTGGCtggtatttatttaattatatgtgaaCAAGGACATTTTAAATAGAATAAAGTCTGATGTCAGAATGCCCCAACTCAGTTAGGACCACAAGTTTCAGCAGCCAATGTTCAATGAAATAAGGATAAGAAGACAAATAACTCTCAGTCAAGGTGTGCTTAAGCTTCCAAGTTCCAGCTGTGTTACCCCTTTCACAATAAACTATTCCACAAAACTCACAGATGACAAAACTAATAATCCCTTGGAGGCAGTAAGATTTCTGGtcataaataagagaaaataagtaaatttagtaccaaaatattaaaaaatataatagaaatatGCCATTTTCTACAATTAATAAACTGGTATAATGACGATTTATCAATAGCTTATTGAAAAGGAAGTCCAATGTGCCGCAACCAGACATTGATATATAAtgtcaatttttatatatatgagtttaatttatatataatgtcaatttttatactattaacaaattaaaaattatttcaagtacgtattttaatagaattattataaaaaataaaaaattgttatacaCGACAGTTTGTGATTAAGTTGGTTCatctaaattaaattctaatacTGTTtagtttgaaaatataaattattttcaattttacattaaaattacagaatatataaaatagttttagtgatattttattaaattattttcttactcTATTAATGTTTTCTCgtaaattaaaatactttaataaaatgagatttttcttcttctaaaacaGTTACTTAAAACCGAGGGatttgtaattaattagttgtttggtttgactgaacctaactccattttttttttctgaagagGATTGAACCTAATTCTTCGATAGCAATTAATTGCACGCATTTCTCGTGTTGCAAGGCACTATCAAAAACTTGagatattataaataatgaaaaacgATTCAACGTCAACtccttgataaaaataaatggaTAAGAACATACACCTTTCCCTGTGAGAGGTGCAAAGACACACAAGTCTTCAATAACTTCAATTCGTTGCCCCTGCTGTAAGCAATGCAGTGGCATGGATAAGAACCAAGTTTAAGGAGCAACTTGGCTCtccaaacaaaaacacaaagtACCAACACCTTCAAACTAATTTatcatttcttaaaatatttttaaatattttatagaaattttttttgtaaaggctatgtatttaatatcttaaaatatattattttttaatgaataaaacatTAATACAAATGTTGTaggaaaaaaattactctttttaattaatattttgtataactAAAGTATGATTGGCCCATTAGTGTTCCTCTTGAATCTGATACATTGGCAAgtattgaaaaattatatgtGTCCATCCCCGCAAGCTAAcctatgttaaaaaaatgagtaaaagTTCATTTCTTTTTAACTCTTGTAAAATCTTTGAATTTGATAAGtaagttgaaaaataaattatttaaaaaatctctCATAATtgtgataaatatataaataaatatttctttaaaataaactgAATAACTCACTATGACTTAGTGAGAGATTTGGGTAATAAACACGtggaatttaataataataataataatatattctcACATAGTTTAGTAAATCAAAGAATAATATCTATGTCACAATCAATTTCTTCTACCTCCACATCCTCTAATTATGATAAGTTTATGTTGACA from Glycine soja cultivar W05 chromosome 8, ASM419377v2, whole genome shotgun sequence includes:
- the LOC114421989 gene encoding transcription factor bHLH130-like, producing the protein MSVMYSPVLNYSDVEHQLRKNQDMDSSIGHPQQHCHQPNSGLLRYCSAPSSLLASLIDNTIHGCVNEESFTSENHHHHQQQQQQHYLPSTSSEMETMLSKLLPSNNGWSNSEALQEFGGKPVKQEIGESIPQEPPQQNGYSYGGSQLIYQSQQIQGLPNGGSSSASGSAFDGSFGVVHSMASEDSIQSKMGIRNCSNLFRQKSSPAGFFSIENDLAALREVGSFKADDVSNGLVTASTGGLHSSHTFSSRPSSCLKRLPQIAENGNESLEENCDQSRNLVNDNGSSKCYIPSFTNELWESSAFNAPKTENEDEIMFSTSNILESQEADFSFQNLGLTHHLSLPSSSTKMSSIEKFLQIQGSVPCKIRAKRGFATHPRSIAERVRRTRISERIKKLQDLFPKSEKQTSTADMLDLAVEYIKDLQQKVKILSDCKAKCKCTSNEKHYTRTCA